In the genome of Lactuca sativa cultivar Salinas chromosome 3, Lsat_Salinas_v11, whole genome shotgun sequence, the window TAAAAATCTAATTGTGCCTAGTAAATACATACATAACGAAGTCATTTGACATTTGTTATTCATAGATATTCGTAATCAAGACAACCTAAGGTTTGACATATCACAACAAAGATAGACTCTACAATAGGGCATAAAATCCTAATAAATCCCAAATAGAAACCATACTTGGACGAAGAACAGTGAAACACATGGAAAACATGCAATGAAATCAGCCATCATCGAATGAAAAATTCTCCGATATTTGGAAAACGTACGAATGTAGGGTTATTACAGGAGGGGATCATTAATTTCGTGTATGAAGGCGAATTTTAGAATAATAGATGAGGGACAGAACAATAGATAGGAGTTGGTGTTCGTATGTTACAGCAACAACATTCAATCGAGATTTGTTGTAGAGAAGGAAGCAGATGAATTTTGATATTTGAGAAATTACGAAAGTGAAAGGCATAGCAGAAAAACACGTATTAATGGAGCACATCGGTGACCTTTTACACTGAACGGGAAACCAAAAGAGAAGAGGGCCGACTATGTTTTGGAGGAGGTTCCCACTTTTTTCTCTGTAAACAGTTGATTGGAAGAGAGGAATGGCGACACAGTGGTAGTTTTAGACGTGTGTTGCTCAGTCACAGAATAGGGACGAAAATTGACAAAGTCTGAACTTGTGATGGCCAAAGTATGAAGCTCATAAAATGTAATGTTCTTAAGTGTGAGGGAAATTAGATATCTATACTAATGTTTTATATCTAGTTTTACGTTAATCTATTCTAGGTTgattttctagaaaaaaaaatatatatgacaCTAGTTAAAAGATCATATAAAAAACGAATAAAAGAAAGGACACAACATTTATTTCATCATAATTTGAGCGAAACAAGACAAAAAGATAATTAATATACAACCTTTAACCCataaattatcacatacatatgcCTCACGTTGACTTTCTAAAAACAGGAAATTGTTTCAATAATTTGCTAGAAATAACAAGATTGATatagtcacataataagtttttAGCTAATAAGCTTTACGAGGAACTATGTACGTATTCAGAGACACTCCACTTGTGTAGTTCATTACCAAAGATATCATAAAAAGCCAGCTGAATTTTTTCATAAGTTATCTCACAATTCATGAATCCTTGGCCATCATAATAGAATTTCAATTCATTAGGGTTCCATGGGTTGGTATTACCACGCCATGCCTTTGATCCGCCTCCACTTGTTAGAAATTGAAGCTTGCTACAGTAACAAATGATTATTCTTTCAGTATACATATTTACTTTCTAATCTATAAGCAGTAAATTTTCCAACAAAGTTGAGATGAGTAACATAAGAGTAATATGTCCAGATAGAGCCTAATTTGCCTAATTTTCATTGGAATAGAAACTCCACCAGACGATAGTGGAAACTCTTTACttctaaattaataaatttttataatttacatACAGTAAAACCAGTGTTTGTATGATTTGGTTGAAAGATATTATacttcaatacatatcgattgcaGGAAACTCTAATCCTTAAATATATGTACAAGTATATCATCACTGAACCAGTGCCATGTAACTAGTAGAAAATGCAAGTTATATTAAGATCACATGAAGATTACAAAAAACAAAACAAGTTTACCTGTCTGGACTACTGATTTGTTGCAAACAATGATCATGCCCATTTATGTATAAATTCACCTCATTTTCCTGCAATTGGCAAATtcgaatatataatataaaatgtTACCTTTAAGTgcatgtgtgtatgtatgtacgtgtgtctaatatatatatatatatatatatatatatatatatatatatatatatatatatatatatatatatatatatatatatatatatatatatatatatatatatatatatatatatatataactcacgGTTTTTGAGACCGATTAGAAAAACTTTCAGAAAATTAGAGTAAAATCACTAAATTTTGGGAGACAATAAAACAAAAAGAATTGTAAACTTTAGGGGTTTTTTTGCCATTTGCCAAGGCAAATTTAAAACTTGTAGTTTCCTACAAAAGGGATTTGTAAggtctttttattttattttttattgtaatTTATACGGTAATATATACCTTAAGAATTGGCAATAGCTTGTCGACAAGCTCTTGAGTGTTCCCATGGTCACCAGCACTAAACATTGTATGATGCCCGACCACTATTTTCCATTTGGCATTTGATTCTTTTAATGCTATGTCCACCTCCTGCATAACCACCATGTTTTTATATCAAATCCAAAATTCTTGTATATATAtccgtcaaaaaaaaaaaaacgtgcaTATGTATGTGTTGCTTATATGTCCACATACATATTATTCAATATTTAACATATTTTTATCATCCAAAAACATAATCAAACAAATCACAATTACAAATTATTTATATGTAATAATTATAACACATTCACAAACAACTTAATCTAAATTTGGACAAAATCCATACTACTATATTCAAACCCTCGCAAGGATACCAGCTCGAAAGGggttatattttaaatataagttttgattatatatatatatatatatatatatatatatatatatatatatatatatatatatatgtgtgtgtgtgtgtgtgtgtgtgtgtgtgtggaaagAATGATCACCTTTAAAAGATTTGCAATGTAATCTGGTCGAGGAAGAACACCTCTCCAATCGTAAGTATGTTTTGTTTCTGTAAAATATTTATCTTGGAAAGGTGTTGTATCAACAAAAAAGAATTCCGTGTTTCCTGCATTGTTTGATAAGTACATAAGTTTAAATTATGAAAATaatctttaaaataaataaataaaagtataccTGCATGGAGCATAAATGATTTAA includes:
- the LOC111921153 gene encoding purple acid phosphatase 7 encodes the protein MAMIKYSPAVLLLLYMTAAMVGVVVAELQRFDHAVKSDGSLSFLVVGDWGRRGLYNQSNVAYQMGKVGEKTDVDFIISTGDNFYDSGLIDVDDPAFFESFSNVYTAPSLQKQWYSVLGNHDYRGNALAQLSPVLTQKDSRWFCLKSFMLHAGNTEFFFVDTTPFQDKYFTETKHTYDWRGVLPRPDYIANLLKEVDIALKESNAKWKIVVGHHTMFSAGDHGNTQELVDKLLPILKENEVNLYINGHDHCLQQISSPDSKLQFLTSGGGSKAWRGNTNPWNPNELKFYYDGQGFMNCEITYEKIQLAFYDIFGNELHKWSVSEYVHSSS